In Quercus lobata isolate SW786 chromosome 12, ValleyOak3.0 Primary Assembly, whole genome shotgun sequence, a genomic segment contains:
- the LOC115971044 gene encoding pentatricopeptide repeat-containing protein At2g31400, chloroplastic yields the protein MASTPPQCSITGTKPYQNHQYQQTHHKNQSQTHPQNRRYWTNTKVSLSNPSPLPLPSHRNAPNPCAAATTTTQNPSFHSLCTPKSELSADFSGRRSTRFVSKLHLGRPKASLGFRHSPLAQEALLHLIQLGKHDVKGIENVLLNFESKLCGSDDYNYLLRELGNRGECSKAIRCFEFAVKRERRKNEQGKLASSMISILGRLGRVELAREVFETARNDGYGNTVYAYSALISAYGRSGYCDEAINVFESMKSVGLFPNLVTYNAVIDACGKGGVEFKRVVEIFDDMLGNGVQPDRITYNSLLAVCSRGGLWEAARNLFTEMVDRGIDQDIFTYNTLLDAVCKGGQMDLAYEIMLEMPIKNILPNVVTYSTMVDGHAKAGRLEEALGLFNEMKFLAISLDRVSYNTLLSIYAKLGRFEEALNVCREMESCGIKKDVVTYNALLGGYGKQAKYDEVRKMFEEMKADHVFPNLLTYSTLIDVFSKGGLYREAMEVFREFKQAGLKADVVLYSALIDALCKNGLVESAVSLLDEMTKEGIRPNVVTYNSIIDAFGRSAAAECPVDTAALAGEWHIESSSPMVIEDATELGVVNREDNQIMKMFGQLAAEKAGHIKKDKWVRQEIVCILGVFQKMHELEIKPNVVTFSAILNACSRCNSFEDASMLLEELRLFDNQVYGVAHGLLMGYRENVWVQAQSLFDEVKLMDSSTASAFYNALTDMLWHFGQKKGAQLVVLEGKRRNVWESVWSDSCLDLHLMSSGAARAMVHAWLLNIRSVVFEGRELPKLLSILTGWGKHSKVVGDGTLRRAIEALLTGMGAPFRVANCNIGRFISTGSVVAAWLKESGTLKVLVLHDDRIHPEGAKLDQIANLQALPL from the exons ATGGCTTCAACACCACCACAGTGTTCAATCACAGGGACCAagccttaccaaaatcaccagtaccaacaaacccaccacaaaaacCAAAGCCAAACCCATCCCCAAAATCGCCGCTACTGGACCAATACCaaagtctctctctcaaacccttCACCTTTGCCTTTACCCTCACATCGCAATGCACCAAATCCCTGTGCTGCCGCCACCACTACCACCCAAAACCCCAGCTTTCACTCTCTCTGTACCCCAAAGTCCGAGCTTTCAGCCGACTTCTCGGGCCGCCGATCGACCCGGTTCGTTTCCAAGCTTCACTTGGGTCGGCCCAAAGCCTCATTGGGCTTTCGCCACTCCCCTCTAGCCCAGGAAGCTCTGCTACACTTGATCCAATTAGGTAAGCATGATGTTAAAGGTATTGAGAATGTGTTGCTTAATTTTGAGTCAAAGCTTTGTGGTTCAGATGATTATAATTACTTGCTTAGAGAGTTAGGCAATAGAGGGGAGTGTTCCAAAGCTATTCGTTGTTTCGAATTCGCTGTGAAAAGAGAGAGGAGGAAGAATGAGCAAGGGAAATTAGCTAGCTCTATGATTAGTATTCTTGGTAGGCTAGGAAGAGTTGAACTTGCTAGAGAGGTTTTCGAGACGGCGAGGAATGACGGGTATGGGAACACTGTTTACGCCTATTCGGCTTTGATTAGTGCGTATGGGCGAAGTGGGTATTGCGATGAGGCTATAAACGTTTTCGAGTCCATGAAAAGTGTGGGTTTGTTTCCAAATTTGGTTACCTATAATGCTGTGATCGATGCGTGTGGGAAAGGGGGCGTGGAGTTTAAGAGGGTTGTGGAGATTTTTGATGACATGTTGGGAAATGGGGTGCAACCTGATCGGATTACGTATAATTCGCTTCTTGCAGTTTGTAGTAGAGGGGGGTTGTGGGAGGCAGCTCGGAATTTGTTTACTGAGATGGTGGATAGAGGGATTGATCAGGATATATTTACTTATAATACTCTTTTGGATGCAGTTTGTAAAGGTGGGCAGATGGATTTGGCGTATGAGATTATGTTGGAGATGCCTATAAAGAACATTTTGCCAAATGTGGTGACTTATAGTACTATGGTTGATGGGCATGCTAAGGCTGGTAGATTGGAAGAGGCATTGGGTTTATTTAATGAAATGAAGTTTTTAGCAATTAGTTTGGACAGGGTTTCATATAATACTTTGCTTTCGATTTATGCAAAGCTTGGTAGGTTTGAGGAGGCTTTGAATGTTTGCAGGGAGATGGAGAGTTGTGGGATTAAGAAGGATGTTGTAACATATAATGCACTTCTAGGTGGATATGGGAAGCAAGCAAAGTATGATGAAGTTAGAAAAATGTTTGAAGAGATGAAAGCAGATCATGTATTTCCTAATTTGTTAACTTATTCAACATTGATTGATGTGTTCTCAAAAGGTGGTTTGTATAGGGAAGCAATGGAGGTCTTTAGAGAGTTTAAGCAGGCAGGGTTGAAAGCTGATGTTGTTCTTTATAGTGCACTTATTGATGCTCTATGCAAAAATGGTTTGGTGGAGTCTGCTGTCTCTTTGCTTGATGAGATGACAAAGGAAGGGATTAGGCCCAATGTTGTTACTTATAATTCCATTATTGATGCTTTTGGTCGGTCTGCAGCTGCAGAATGTCCAGTTGATACTGCTGCTTTAGCTGGTGAGTGGCATATTGAATCTTCATCACCAATGGTTATTGAGGACGCTACTGAATTGGGGGTGGTAAATAGGGAGGATAATCAAATCATGAAGATGTTTGGGCAGCTTGCTGCTGAGAAAGCAGGTCACATAAAGAAAGATAAGTGGGTTAGGCAGGAAATAGTGTGCATCTTGGGAGTCTTTCAGAAGATGCACGAGCTAGAAATTAAGCCAAATGTTGTAACCTTTTCAGCCATATTAAATGCTTGCAG TCGGTGTAATTCATTTGAAGATGCCTCAATGTTATTGGAGGAACTCCGGTTGTTTGATAATCAGGTCTATGGTGTGGCCCATGGACTTCTTATGGGCTACAGGGAAAATGTATGGGTTCAAGCCCAATCTTTGTTCGATGAAGTAAAGCTTATGGACTCCTCAACTGCATCTGCTTTTTATAATGCTCTGACTGACATGCTATGGCACTTCGGTCAG aAAAAAGGGGCACAACTGGTTGTGCTTGAAGGCAAGCGCCGAAATGTATGGGAGAGTGTTTGGTCTGATTCTTGCTTAGATTTGCATCTGATGTCTTCTGGGGCAGCACGGGCAATGGTTCATGCATGGCTGCTCAACATACGCTCTGTTGTGTTTGAAGGCCGTGAATTGCCAAAGCTATTAAG CATTTTGACAGGATGGGGCAAACATAGCAAAGTAGTTGGTGATGGCAC